A region of Chelonia mydas isolate rCheMyd1 chromosome 7, rCheMyd1.pri.v2, whole genome shotgun sequence DNA encodes the following proteins:
- the SIPA1 gene encoding signal-induced proliferation-associated protein 1 isoform X1, producing MLVRGRAMQSDDLFVRKIRRHSTRPHLASISFDAKGLPAPLLRPPRSEVTQGLPRGHGTPPGLALRPVSHIMHRSNSDVTLGEGVPGDGAPPSSSLVGAGDCGLHRDYGSLSSIEKGPGPPRTRAHSHEEPRAGSPAARRFWDPLVLLGLVGDEVWEGDGQGAGAAMSEQDRGEEPPKFPPQVWVRQLAHYDVQSILFDPGEAAWCQGSAGRRVRNITTGASAASTGPAPTPVPEEPDPGDGKDGPLVLSCPHFRNEIGGEEERGLGRRQEAGGGAGQLPNAAVSVLEEPRESYPTRGSRATHCIEYADLGASYYRKYFYGKEHQNFFGVDERLGAVAVSLRREEKEKEGASLQYSYRLILRTSELRTLRGSVLEDALPPTARPPTARGLSPKKLLEHVLPDLNLQGLRLASNSPKVPDTLLKLDEQGVSFQRKVGVLYCRAGQGSEEEMYNNEGAGPHFQEFLELLGQHVQLRGFTKYRAQLDTKTDSTGTHSLYTTYQDYEIMFHVSTMLPYTPNNRQQLLRKRHIGNDIVTIIFQEPGAQPFTPRTIRSHFQHVFIIVRAHEPCTERTTYSVAVSRTKDIPLFGPPIPAGHRFPRTPAFRDFLLAKAINAENAAERSGKFHAMATRTRQEYLQDLARSHATTTSLEASSSRLPLLSLGAKRKERAKGAKACELQSAGALVWSVRAQDGDRAAPELPSLLGISAEFLVLIEAKGKRVIFNCSCRDVLAWTYSDCGLDLYYGSGDYISVRLPDGQGDEVKDIVHRLQLVTRGCETRELTLLRNGLGQLGFQVDSEGFVTDVERFTFAEKAGLQPGARLVRVCERALPSLSRAQTTELLRTAKKVTITMVPPDENGKPRRSFSELYVKSLQEKRRSDSPSREPPQPAGDPGPEGELRPATLQLLRSLSLQDGPPHSLAEERTEFLRSHSEGTAPPSLPSQSREIPMLSDPPPDLILAATPKGPPEQDTDHPGDPTSLEQAPPDHGVMGSQAPPPSETAPPTSDMSDTEKFLPRTLSLRNSITKILSEAGESLEEEWDSISNLATTCNSILEALSKEAGQHVLENREPPGGSGQRNPGQQPPEDEGHQSRSLSEKVSHLESMLKKLQEDLQQEQAAKAALQAEVQSLRQNNQRLQQEQESAAARLSQVTRLLCGSPGQSL from the exons atgTTGGTGAGGGGGAGGGCCATGCAGTCAGATGACCTCTTCGTCCGCAAGATCAGGCGCCACTCCACCCGGCCCCATCTGGCTTCCATCTCCTTTGACGCCAAGGGGCTCCCGgcccccctcctgcgcccccctCGGAGTGAGGTGACCCAGGGGCTCCCCAGGGGGCATGGCACCCCCCCTGGCCTAGCCTTAAGGCCTGTCAGCCACATCATGCACCGCAGCAACAGTGACGTGACCCTTGGGGAGGGGGTACCTGGGGACGGGGCACCTCCCTCCTCGTCactggtgggggctggggattGCGGGCTGCACCGGGACTATGGCAGCCTGAGCTCCATTGAGAAAGGCCCAGGGCCTCCCCGCACCCGTGCCCACAGCCATGAGGAGCCACGGGCGGGCAGCCCAGCTGCTCGGCGCTTCTGGGACCCCCTGGTGCTGCTGGGGCTTGTGGGAGacgaggtgtgggagggggatggccagggggctggggctgccatGTCAGAGCAGGACAGGGGGGAAGAGCCCCCCAAGTTCCCCCCACAGGTCTGGGTGCGCCAGCTGGCCCACTATGACGTGCAAAGCATCCTCTTTGATCCAGGTGAGGCGGCCTGGTGCCAGGGCAGTGCCGGGCGCCGGGTGCGTAACATCACCACAGGGGCCTCAGCCGCCTCAACagggcctgcccccacccctgtccctgagGAGCCTGACCCAGGTGATGGCAAGGATGGGCCTCTGGTGCTCAGTTGCCCCCACTTCCGCAATGAGATTGGGGGCgaggaggagagggggctgggccggcgccaggaagcaggagggggcgCCGGGCAGCTGCCCAATGCGGCCGTGTCTGTGCTGGAGGAGCCACGGGAAAGTTACCCCACCAGAGGCAGCCGGGCAACCCACTGCATTGAGTATGCCGACCTGGGCGCCAGCTACTACCGCAAATACTTCTATGGCAAGG AGCACCAGAACTTCTTTGGGGTGGATGAGCGCCTGGGAGCGGTGGCCGTGTCGCTGCGGCGcgaagagaaggagaaggagggtgCCAGCCTGCAGTACAGCTACCGCCTCATCCTGCGCACCAGCGAG CTGCGGACCCTGCGTGGCTCAGTGCTGGAGGAtgcactgccccccaccgcccgtCCCCCCACTGCCCGCGGGCTGTCCCCCAAGAAGCTGCTGGAGCATGTGTTGCCCGACCTGAACCTGCAGGGGCTGCGCCTGGCATCCAACTCACCCAAGGTGCCCGATACACTGCTCAAGCTGGATGAGCAGGGG gTGAGTTTCCAGCGCAAGGTGGGAGTTCTGTACTGCCGGGCGGGGCAGGGCTCTGAGGAGGAGATGTACAACAACGAGGGGGCCGGCCCCCACTTCCAggagttcctggagctgctgGGCCAGCACGTCCAGCTGCGTGGCTTCACCAAGTACCGTGCCCAGCTTGACACCAAGa CTGACTCCACGGGCACCCACTCGCTGTACACCACATACCAGGACTATGAGATCATGTTCCACGTCTCCACCATGCTTCCCTACACGCCCAACAACCGCCAGCAG TTGCTACGGAAGCGTCACATTGGCAACGACATTGTCACAATCATCTTCCAGGAGCCAGGTGCACAGCCCTTCACACCCCGCACCATCCGCTCACACTTCCAGCATGTCTTCATCATAGTGCGCGCGCATGAACCCTGCACCGAGCGCACCACCTACAG TGTGGCAGTGAGCCGCACCAAAGACATCCCACTCTTTGGACCGCCCATCCcagctggccaccgcttcccccGGACACCCGCCTTCCGGGACTTCTTGCTGGCCAAGGCCATCAATGCAGAGAATGCAGCTGAGCGGTCAGGCAAATTCCACGCCATGGCTACCCGCACGCGCCAGGAGTACCTGCAGGACCTAGCGCGCAGCCATGCTACCACCACCAGCCTGGAGGCCTCCTCCTCCCGCCtgcccctgctctccctgggcgCCAAGAGGAAGGAGCGGGCCAAGGGGGCCAAGGCCTGCGAGCTGCAGAGTGCAGGGGCCCTGGTGTGGAGCGTGCGGGCACAGGACGGAGACCGGGCTGCCCCCGAGctgccctccctgctgggcaTCTCTGCTGAGTTCCTGGTGCTCATTGAGGCCAAGGGCAAGCGAGTCATCTTCAACTGCTCCTGCCGTGATGTGCTGGCCTGGACCTACTCGGACTGCGGCCTGGACCTCTACTACGGCTCCGGGGACTACATCTCCGTTCGGCTCCCCGACGGCCAAGGGGACGAGGTCAAGGACATTGTGCACCGGCTGCAG ctggtGACGCGGGGCTGCGAGACGCGGGAGCTCACTCTGCTGCGGAACGGGCTGGGCCAGCTGGGTTTCCAGGTGGACAGCGAGGGCTTCGTCACCGATGTCGAGCGCTTCACCTTTGCGGAGAAGGCCGGCCTGCAGCCTGGCGCCCGGCTGGTGCGTGTGTGCGAGCGGGCGCTGCCCAGCCTCAGCCGCGCCCAGACTACCGAGCTGCTGCGCACCGCCAAGAAAGTCACCATCACCATGGTGCCTCCTGACGAGAATGGCAAGCCCCGCAG GAGTTTCTCGGAGCTCTATGTGAAGTCCCTGCAGGAGAAGCGGCGCAGTGATTCCCCGTCAAGGGAGCCCCCACAGCCGGCTGGGGACCCGGGGCCCGAGGGGGAACTGAGACCAGCCACGCTGCAGCTGCTGCGCTCGCTTTCCCTGCAGGATGGACCCCCCCATAGCCTGGCTGAGGAGCGCACCGAGTTCCTGCGCAGCCACAGCGAGGGCACTGCCCCTCCCAGCCTGCC GTCCCAGAGCAGGGAGATCCCCATGTTATCTGACCCCCCACCTGACCTCATCCTGGCAGCCACACCCAAGGGGCCCCCTGAGCAGGACacg GACCATCCAGGAGACCCTACATCACTGGAGCAGGCTCCCCCAGATCATGGGGTCATGGgtagccaggccccgccccctagCGAGACAGCTCCACCCACCTCAGACATGAGTGACACCGAGAAATTCCTACCCCGGACGCTCTCACTGCGAAACTCCATCACCAAGA TTCTGTCGGAAGCCGGCGAGTCCCTGGAGGAGGAGTGGGACTCCATCTCCAACCTGGCTACCACCTGCAACAGCATCCTAGAGGCGCTCTCGAAGGAAG CAGGGCAACATGTGCTGGAGAACAGAGAGCCCCCCGGTGGGAGTGGCCAGAGGaacccaggccagcagccccCTGAGGATGA AGGCCATCAGTCCCGGTCGCTGTCGGAGAAGGTCTCTCACTTGGAGTCCATGCTAAAGAAGCTGCAGGAGGACTTGCAGCAG GAGCAGGCAGCCAAGGCAGCACTACAGGCCGAGGTGCAGAGTCTGCGGCAGAACAACCAgcggctgcagcaggagcaggagagtGCGGCTGCCCGGCTCAGCCAGGTCACCCGTCTGCTGTGCGGCTCCCCTGGCCAGTCCCTCTAG
- the SIPA1 gene encoding signal-induced proliferation-associated protein 1 isoform X2 has translation MLVRGRAMQSDDLFVRKIRRHSTRPHLASISFDAKGLPAPLLRPPRSEVTQGLPRGHGTPPGLALRPVSHIMHRSNSDVTLGEGVPGDGAPPSSSLVGAGDCGLHRDYGSLSSIEKGPGPPRTRAHSHEEPRAGSPAARRFWDPLVLLGLVGDEVWEGDGQGAGAAMSEQDRGEEPPKFPPQVWVRQLAHYDVQSILFDPGEAAWCQGSAGRRVRNITTGASAASTGPAPTPVPEEPDPGDGKDGPLVLSCPHFRNEIGGEEERGLGRRQEAGGGAGQLPNAAVSVLEEPRESYPTRGSRATHCIEYADLGASYYRKYFYGKEHQNFFGVDERLGAVAVSLRREEKEKEGASLQYSYRLILRTSELRTLRGSVLEDALPPTARPPTARGLSPKKLLEHVLPDLNLQGLRLASNSPKVPDTLLKLDEQGVSFQRKVGVLYCRAGQGSEEEMYNNEGAGPHFQEFLELLGQHVQLRGFTKYRAQLDTKTDSTGTHSLYTTYQDYEIMFHVSTMLPYTPNNRQQLLRKRHIGNDIVTIIFQEPGAQPFTPRTIRSHFQHVFIIVRAHEPCTERTTYSVAVSRTKDIPLFGPPIPAGHRFPRTPAFRDFLLAKAINAENAAERSGKFHAMATRTRQEYLQDLARSHATTTSLEASSSRLPLLSLGAKRKERAKGAKACELQSAGALVWSVRAQDGDRAAPELPSLLGISAEFLVLIEAKGKRVIFNCSCRDVLAWTYSDCGLDLYYGSGDYISVRLPDGQGDEVKDIVHRLQLVTRGCETRELTLLRNGLGQLGFQVDSEGFVTDVERFTFAEKAGLQPGARLVRVCERALPSLSRAQTTELLRTAKKVTITMVPPDENGKPRRSFSELYVKSLQEKRRSDSPSREPPQPAGDPGPEGELRPATLQLLRSLSLQDGPPHSLAEERTEFLRSHSEGTAPPSLPSQSREIPMLSDPPPDLILAATPKGPPEQDTDHPGDPTSLEQAPPDHGVMGSQAPPPSETAPPTSDMSDTEKFLPRTLSLRNSITKILSEAGESLEEEWDSISNLATTCNSILEALSKEGQHVLENREPPGGSGQRNPGQQPPEDEGHQSRSLSEKVSHLESMLKKLQEDLQQEQAAKAALQAEVQSLRQNNQRLQQEQESAAARLSQVTRLLCGSPGQSL, from the exons atgTTGGTGAGGGGGAGGGCCATGCAGTCAGATGACCTCTTCGTCCGCAAGATCAGGCGCCACTCCACCCGGCCCCATCTGGCTTCCATCTCCTTTGACGCCAAGGGGCTCCCGgcccccctcctgcgcccccctCGGAGTGAGGTGACCCAGGGGCTCCCCAGGGGGCATGGCACCCCCCCTGGCCTAGCCTTAAGGCCTGTCAGCCACATCATGCACCGCAGCAACAGTGACGTGACCCTTGGGGAGGGGGTACCTGGGGACGGGGCACCTCCCTCCTCGTCactggtgggggctggggattGCGGGCTGCACCGGGACTATGGCAGCCTGAGCTCCATTGAGAAAGGCCCAGGGCCTCCCCGCACCCGTGCCCACAGCCATGAGGAGCCACGGGCGGGCAGCCCAGCTGCTCGGCGCTTCTGGGACCCCCTGGTGCTGCTGGGGCTTGTGGGAGacgaggtgtgggagggggatggccagggggctggggctgccatGTCAGAGCAGGACAGGGGGGAAGAGCCCCCCAAGTTCCCCCCACAGGTCTGGGTGCGCCAGCTGGCCCACTATGACGTGCAAAGCATCCTCTTTGATCCAGGTGAGGCGGCCTGGTGCCAGGGCAGTGCCGGGCGCCGGGTGCGTAACATCACCACAGGGGCCTCAGCCGCCTCAACagggcctgcccccacccctgtccctgagGAGCCTGACCCAGGTGATGGCAAGGATGGGCCTCTGGTGCTCAGTTGCCCCCACTTCCGCAATGAGATTGGGGGCgaggaggagagggggctgggccggcgccaggaagcaggagggggcgCCGGGCAGCTGCCCAATGCGGCCGTGTCTGTGCTGGAGGAGCCACGGGAAAGTTACCCCACCAGAGGCAGCCGGGCAACCCACTGCATTGAGTATGCCGACCTGGGCGCCAGCTACTACCGCAAATACTTCTATGGCAAGG AGCACCAGAACTTCTTTGGGGTGGATGAGCGCCTGGGAGCGGTGGCCGTGTCGCTGCGGCGcgaagagaaggagaaggagggtgCCAGCCTGCAGTACAGCTACCGCCTCATCCTGCGCACCAGCGAG CTGCGGACCCTGCGTGGCTCAGTGCTGGAGGAtgcactgccccccaccgcccgtCCCCCCACTGCCCGCGGGCTGTCCCCCAAGAAGCTGCTGGAGCATGTGTTGCCCGACCTGAACCTGCAGGGGCTGCGCCTGGCATCCAACTCACCCAAGGTGCCCGATACACTGCTCAAGCTGGATGAGCAGGGG gTGAGTTTCCAGCGCAAGGTGGGAGTTCTGTACTGCCGGGCGGGGCAGGGCTCTGAGGAGGAGATGTACAACAACGAGGGGGCCGGCCCCCACTTCCAggagttcctggagctgctgGGCCAGCACGTCCAGCTGCGTGGCTTCACCAAGTACCGTGCCCAGCTTGACACCAAGa CTGACTCCACGGGCACCCACTCGCTGTACACCACATACCAGGACTATGAGATCATGTTCCACGTCTCCACCATGCTTCCCTACACGCCCAACAACCGCCAGCAG TTGCTACGGAAGCGTCACATTGGCAACGACATTGTCACAATCATCTTCCAGGAGCCAGGTGCACAGCCCTTCACACCCCGCACCATCCGCTCACACTTCCAGCATGTCTTCATCATAGTGCGCGCGCATGAACCCTGCACCGAGCGCACCACCTACAG TGTGGCAGTGAGCCGCACCAAAGACATCCCACTCTTTGGACCGCCCATCCcagctggccaccgcttcccccGGACACCCGCCTTCCGGGACTTCTTGCTGGCCAAGGCCATCAATGCAGAGAATGCAGCTGAGCGGTCAGGCAAATTCCACGCCATGGCTACCCGCACGCGCCAGGAGTACCTGCAGGACCTAGCGCGCAGCCATGCTACCACCACCAGCCTGGAGGCCTCCTCCTCCCGCCtgcccctgctctccctgggcgCCAAGAGGAAGGAGCGGGCCAAGGGGGCCAAGGCCTGCGAGCTGCAGAGTGCAGGGGCCCTGGTGTGGAGCGTGCGGGCACAGGACGGAGACCGGGCTGCCCCCGAGctgccctccctgctgggcaTCTCTGCTGAGTTCCTGGTGCTCATTGAGGCCAAGGGCAAGCGAGTCATCTTCAACTGCTCCTGCCGTGATGTGCTGGCCTGGACCTACTCGGACTGCGGCCTGGACCTCTACTACGGCTCCGGGGACTACATCTCCGTTCGGCTCCCCGACGGCCAAGGGGACGAGGTCAAGGACATTGTGCACCGGCTGCAG ctggtGACGCGGGGCTGCGAGACGCGGGAGCTCACTCTGCTGCGGAACGGGCTGGGCCAGCTGGGTTTCCAGGTGGACAGCGAGGGCTTCGTCACCGATGTCGAGCGCTTCACCTTTGCGGAGAAGGCCGGCCTGCAGCCTGGCGCCCGGCTGGTGCGTGTGTGCGAGCGGGCGCTGCCCAGCCTCAGCCGCGCCCAGACTACCGAGCTGCTGCGCACCGCCAAGAAAGTCACCATCACCATGGTGCCTCCTGACGAGAATGGCAAGCCCCGCAG GAGTTTCTCGGAGCTCTATGTGAAGTCCCTGCAGGAGAAGCGGCGCAGTGATTCCCCGTCAAGGGAGCCCCCACAGCCGGCTGGGGACCCGGGGCCCGAGGGGGAACTGAGACCAGCCACGCTGCAGCTGCTGCGCTCGCTTTCCCTGCAGGATGGACCCCCCCATAGCCTGGCTGAGGAGCGCACCGAGTTCCTGCGCAGCCACAGCGAGGGCACTGCCCCTCCCAGCCTGCC GTCCCAGAGCAGGGAGATCCCCATGTTATCTGACCCCCCACCTGACCTCATCCTGGCAGCCACACCCAAGGGGCCCCCTGAGCAGGACacg GACCATCCAGGAGACCCTACATCACTGGAGCAGGCTCCCCCAGATCATGGGGTCATGGgtagccaggccccgccccctagCGAGACAGCTCCACCCACCTCAGACATGAGTGACACCGAGAAATTCCTACCCCGGACGCTCTCACTGCGAAACTCCATCACCAAGA TTCTGTCGGAAGCCGGCGAGTCCCTGGAGGAGGAGTGGGACTCCATCTCCAACCTGGCTACCACCTGCAACAGCATCCTAGAGGCGCTCTCGAAGGAAG GGCAACATGTGCTGGAGAACAGAGAGCCCCCCGGTGGGAGTGGCCAGAGGaacccaggccagcagccccCTGAGGATGA AGGCCATCAGTCCCGGTCGCTGTCGGAGAAGGTCTCTCACTTGGAGTCCATGCTAAAGAAGCTGCAGGAGGACTTGCAGCAG GAGCAGGCAGCCAAGGCAGCACTACAGGCCGAGGTGCAGAGTCTGCGGCAGAACAACCAgcggctgcagcaggagcaggagagtGCGGCTGCCCGGCTCAGCCAGGTCACCCGTCTGCTGTGCGGCTCCCCTGGCCAGTCCCTCTAG
- the KCNK7 gene encoding potassium channel subfamily K member 7 isoform X2 has product MELPAVPQPWRYWLLLGAYGLFLLLGAAVFAGVEAPQEAGLREALRGARAGFLRQHQGCVSEPGLEQLLERVLGADSSGVSALGNVSDDENWDFSSALFFAASVLSTTGYGHTVPLSDGGKVFCIFYTLLGLPATLLLATCLLQRLMGLLTHRPVQYLHTHWGIPPGHAALGHAATMGLSVLGLFILLPALCFWALENGWNFLESVYFCFISLSTIGLGDYVPGRSSPASLRHLYKISITCYLLLGLLAMLLALETIYELREVHSLVRFFAPTQAPASPSTEDDDRLEILSRDQLGLATVCGAPPSWSQADNEADGRAAPPDGPSG; this is encoded by the exons ATGGAGCTGCCGGCGGTGCCCCAGCCCTGGCgctactggctgctgctgggcgcCTACGGGCTCTTCCTGCTGCTGGGCGCCGCCGTCTTCGCGGGCGTCGAGGCGCCGCAGGAGGCCGGGCTCCGGGAGGCGCTGCGGGGCGCCAGGGCCGGCTTCCTGCGCCAGCACCAGGGCTGCGTGTCGGAGCCcggcctggagcagctgctggagcggGTGCTGGGCGCCGACAGCTCCGGGGTCTCCGCGCTGGGCAACGTCTCCGACGACGAGAACTGGGACTTCAGCTCGGCGCTTTTCTTCGCCGCCAGTGTCCTCAGCACCACGG gCTATGGCCATACGGTGCCCCTGTCGGATGGGGGGAAGGTTTTCTGCATCTTCTACACCCTCCTGGGACTCCCAGCCACTCTGCTCCTGGCCACCTGTCTTCTGCAGCGACTCATGGGGCTGCTGACCCACCGGCCTGTTCAGTATCTCCACACCCACTGGGGCATCCCTCCGGGCCACGCAGCACTGGGCCACGCAGCTACCATGGGACTGAGCGTGCTGGGGCTTTTCATCCTGCTGCCAGCCCTCTGCTTCTGGGCCCTGGAGAACGGCTGGAACTTCCTGGAGTCCGTCTACTTCTGCTTCATCTCACTCAGCACCATCGGACTTGGGGACTACGTGCCAGGTCGCAGCAGCCCTGCCTCACTGCGTCATCTCTACAAAATCAGCATCACCT gttacctTCTCCTGGGGCTCCTAGCCATGCTGCTGGCCCTGGAGACCATCTATGAACTGCGTGAGGTCCACAGCCTTGTCCGATTCTTTGCCCCCACAcaagcccctgcctccccctccactgAAGACGATGACCGGCTGGAGATCCTGAGCCGTGACCAGCTGGGCCTGGCTACTGTCTGTGGGGCCCCCCCCTCTTGGAGTCAAGCGGACAATGAGGCAGATGGGAGAGCggcgccccctgacggcccctcTGGGTAA
- the KCNK7 gene encoding potassium channel subfamily K member 7 isoform X1, with protein sequence MELPAVPQPWRYWLLLGAYGLFLLLGAAVFAGVEAPQEAGLREALRGARAGFLRQHQGCVSEPGLEQLLERVLGADSSGVSALGNVSDDENWDFSSALFFAASVLSTTGYGHTVPLSDGGKVFCIFYTLLGLPATLLLATCLLQRLMGLLTHRPVQYLHTHWGIPPGHAALGHAATMGLSVLGLFILLPALCFWALENGWNFLESVYFCFISLSTIGLGDYVPGRSSPASLRHLYKISITCYLLLGLLAMLLALETIYELREVHSLVRFFAPTQAPASPSTEDDDRLEILSRDQLGLATVCGAPPSWSQADNEADGRAAPPDGPSGGPARELRTSTTGVENGDPSDW encoded by the exons ATGGAGCTGCCGGCGGTGCCCCAGCCCTGGCgctactggctgctgctgggcgcCTACGGGCTCTTCCTGCTGCTGGGCGCCGCCGTCTTCGCGGGCGTCGAGGCGCCGCAGGAGGCCGGGCTCCGGGAGGCGCTGCGGGGCGCCAGGGCCGGCTTCCTGCGCCAGCACCAGGGCTGCGTGTCGGAGCCcggcctggagcagctgctggagcggGTGCTGGGCGCCGACAGCTCCGGGGTCTCCGCGCTGGGCAACGTCTCCGACGACGAGAACTGGGACTTCAGCTCGGCGCTTTTCTTCGCCGCCAGTGTCCTCAGCACCACGG gCTATGGCCATACGGTGCCCCTGTCGGATGGGGGGAAGGTTTTCTGCATCTTCTACACCCTCCTGGGACTCCCAGCCACTCTGCTCCTGGCCACCTGTCTTCTGCAGCGACTCATGGGGCTGCTGACCCACCGGCCTGTTCAGTATCTCCACACCCACTGGGGCATCCCTCCGGGCCACGCAGCACTGGGCCACGCAGCTACCATGGGACTGAGCGTGCTGGGGCTTTTCATCCTGCTGCCAGCCCTCTGCTTCTGGGCCCTGGAGAACGGCTGGAACTTCCTGGAGTCCGTCTACTTCTGCTTCATCTCACTCAGCACCATCGGACTTGGGGACTACGTGCCAGGTCGCAGCAGCCCTGCCTCACTGCGTCATCTCTACAAAATCAGCATCACCT gttacctTCTCCTGGGGCTCCTAGCCATGCTGCTGGCCCTGGAGACCATCTATGAACTGCGTGAGGTCCACAGCCTTGTCCGATTCTTTGCCCCCACAcaagcccctgcctccccctccactgAAGACGATGACCGGCTGGAGATCCTGAGCCGTGACCAGCTGGGCCTGGCTACTGTCTGTGGGGCCCCCCCCTCTTGGAGTCAAGCGGACAATGAGGCAGATGGGAGAGCggcgccccctgacggcccctcTGG aggaccagcGAGGGAACTTAGGACCTCAACCACTGGCgtggagaatggagaccccagcgaCTGGTAA